Part of the Bombyx mori chromosome 19, ASM3026992v2 genome is shown below.
TTGTTTCTCACGTTCCTCAGCAGGTATATTCAGAAAATCATTGAAGCACACTCTTGCTAATGATTTTTGAACGAGTTTACAGTACGGAGAGTGAAATAACATACCATCTAAACTAAGCAAACCTTTGAAGTTAGGATCAGTCTTTctcatttttttactaaataaattataacaattatCTAAAGCATTGAGGTAACACTGTATGGATAGTTTTCCATCTACATAAGGAAACTCTGATGATAAATCTGGCTTGTAAAAGTCATATGCATGTGTCATGTATGAAGCCCGCACTCCACAATCAAACACAAGGGGTGCATCAGGCCCTATCAACATAGCAACAGCACCAGCACCACCTGTAGGTCTCGCAGGGCCCTTTCCATAGACAGCAATGTCACCAGCAACAACTATGGCCTTCCTGCCATCCCAGGATGAAGATTCTACCCAATTTATGGCATTAAAGAGAGCAGCAGTGCCACCATAACAGGCATTAGTTGTATCTATTCCTTCTATGTCAGTAGCGCCTTCTTTAGCAAACAATGTCATCAAAAATGTCTTAACACTCTTACTTTTATCAATTATAGTTTCTGTGCCCACCTCCAAGCGTCCAATATCATGCAAGTTGATCTTTTGTTTGTCAATTAGTCTGTGCAAGGCTGTGAGACAAATAGAATTGATGTCTTCACGATCAGAACAGAAACCCATTTTACTCTGGCCCAAACCAATAGTGTACTTGCCAGTAGACACCTCATCAAATTTTTCTAGTTCAGTCTGATCAACGTATTGCGACGGGAAATAAAGTTCCATGGCGAGTATGCCTACATTCTCAACTTTTCCGcccatatttacagtatactgCTTTCACAATATGAATTGAACAAGTGTTAACCGGCGCGAACTAATAAGAGCACTATTTACCGACCGTTCTCTGGCCAGTCGAAACTCGTCTGTCAATGAATGCCGGTCGAACACAGACGTCACACACTAACAGTAGGTATCGACACGCACGAAACACCATTGACCCAATACCAACATAGGCAGCAACTAgctttctttattataaaaactagTGTGCTTGGagtatctttatttattttataaagaagTTTGTCGCGATTTATCAGTATGTTTTTAGTACAACAAGTGGGTACAAATGAATATCAATTTCATGCAAAAATTGAAAATCTAACCGTAAATCTATCGACACCAAATAAACTAGTTTATATTTCACTTATTTCCATAAGTTATATCAAAAAGCAAAAGTGAACTTCAGGAATCAGCAACAAGACATAACGGTGGCGTAGCGTTTGCTTTTCATAATCTTtgaacataacaattatttaatGAAGTAATATTGTTAGTTAGCTgtctgtaattattttaaaaccattTTGTTCAATTTGCTTGACTTTGTGACTGCAGTAAATTTAGGTGAAATATTAACATACCTACTtccatactttttttaaaataaaagtgtttaaaatatctaattatCTATgaacaaagcaaaaaaaaattttgacgtttgacatttttaaaatgatgtaGCGACTAGGTAGGTACCATAGACCTTTACTACTTCAGTGGTAGGTAGGTACcgctgaagtatgaaaccttttttttatgcttGAAAGATtgctggtagcccggaggcctttccagcttcaccaggacaggtgggcgagcaaaggctcagccaggaggggtggcatttgctaacaactgcccgagcgcctccgaaggagacctaacaactcaaaagcaattgcttcgcgaatgaatctactaccggatcggaatcgcgacccactgagaagacccggcgagaaactcagcgggctgatgcatgggttaggctgcacgtcgacctctttgtcgagtttgacgagtacggttaccggggttcctcagcctgctcctagtgttagagctgaaggtatctaatttaagagttattggatccgtaaggacgtgtctagggcgacgacggtgacttactcctgcgtgatcaggattcgggagtATGAAACCTGTAGGTACCCAGTACGGTACCCTAGCGTCATACAGTAAATCATCAATAAATTTACAGTATAATGTCAAAATTGACACAGTTCAACCTTAATGCAAGAGTACCTACTGGCTATGTTCCTCAATGAGTACACAAAACTATCTAGGCTATGGCTAAACTCTAGACTATGAATACTGATCTACTGATCTTAGTACTTAAAATTAGGTAATTACTGAAAAATGCAACTTTCTGGCAGAAACACGAGGAGCAATGTCTTTTGTTATTCCTTGTGATATGAGTTTTATGTATCTGtgttaaagtacaacggctgggccactattcaaaacgaaacgcatttctgcaatctgcttcacggaagaaataggaaAAATTTTGGTACACAGTTGTATGCGCTCATAATACGTGCTACAACGAGTAATtaggtaaattatatttttttaaggtttaaattttattacacgatgttatttcttcattgtggaagtcattcgggtacatatgttaagtacgtatgtatttcattagaaaagttggttcATGCCTTCAGGAGTCAGCACTGGCATAGTGAcattgctcgatacgaatgtCTTAATCTTAACCTTTAAAGACCACGATGACTTCTATTACATAGACAAGTGAACGAGTTTAAGACCTACCAGGAGTGAACTGGTTGCTGCCCATAGACAAAGCACTtgaatctcaattttatagtatagCAGCAATCACAACTCACACTAGTCACACTCTTCAAACCACTTTACCCTTCAGAAATAGGACAAATATTAGTGCATACGATAACgtatcaaaataaaacattaatttttgttgtattACTTTTATTTGTAGTGAATAGAAAAGACTGGTTAATGATCCAATAATTTATTGATATAAAAGTTTAGCTATTTACAAAAACTAATACTAATTACACACTTGATTCTTCACAATCATTTTTACTGTTATATCCAAAATCTCCGACATAGATTTTTTGCTAatgaatttgtaaaatttaactccTGAAAGAAAAATAAGCAATTGACTTCATCGAAAATGAGGCGCAGTGAACGAATTAATCTCTAAACATAGAACGGTAGCCTTTTTAATACTCGTTTAAAATCAACCaaaattattagtattaattacatagattttctaaaaaaaatcataaccatTGTTtgcattttcttttatattaataGCTCCCATGTTCCGTTCTATTTCATCTCATTCCATGTTGAACTTAAGGCGCTtatttagtttatatttatGGTGAATATGATACTTTATTTTCAGAACTAAAGTGGGTTGTTTTATGACCTGCGCGTCAAAAGTTGCCGACCCTTACATTATAACCAATCAACAatcaacaacaaacaaacagagtTACGAAATTCAACATTCCACCCCAATTCCTCTTATCTCATGTTGTGACGCAAATGGGCTCTGGCTAACGCCTCTGTAAATCTGCTACCAAAAGTACCTAATCGATTTTTTGGCAAACCTGTACTTATAGCAGGTCAAAAATATTCTAATAAATGCAATTAATGCACAACACTAGATATTCAGATGTTTATGTATTAAAGCACAGACTTCAGAAGTACCTACCTCAGTGAAACCACTCTTTGTGCCATTTTCGTATTAAATAGCAACGGCTTTGTTTATCCTTCGAGATTTT
Proteins encoded:
- the Hmg-s gene encoding 3-hydroxy-3-methylglutaryl-CoA synthase; this encodes MGGKVENVGILAMELYFPSQYVDQTELEKFDEVSTGKYTIGLGQSKMGFCSDREDINSICLTALHRLIDKQKINLHDIGRLEVGTETIIDKSKSVKTFLMTLFAKEGATDIEGIDTTNACYGGTAALFNAINWVESSSWDGRKAIVVAGDIAVYGKGPARPTGGAGAVAMLIGPDAPLVFDCGVRASYMTHAYDFYKPDLSSEFPYVDGKLSIQCYLNALDNCYNLFSKKMRKTDPNFKGLLSLDGMLFHSPYCKLVQKSLARVCFNDFLNIPAEEREKQFPGLSEFSNHKLEDTYFDREVEKAFMTYSLSLFEEKTKPSLHIARNVGNMYTPSLYGGLVSYLISKSPDQLIGKKFALFSYGSGLASTMYSINVCHDMSTGSKLEKLISSLHETVALLDKRQSVEPSKFSDIMDVRTKNYHSAPYEPTGSLDVLFPGTYYLVKIDDQRRRTYDRKH